From Brassica napus cultivar Da-Ae unplaced genomic scaffold, Da-Ae ScsIHWf_2276;HRSCAF=2934, whole genome shotgun sequence, a single genomic window includes:
- the LOC106401652 gene encoding protein CHUP1, chloroplastic → MAAGKVRVTMGFHKSPSTKPKDMATPLPLPLPPPPPHLLKPSSGSAGKPSPVSNQKPGFARYFPRASAQVHNASSRSDQTAVISELRRQVEELREREAKLKTEVLELKLLRESVSVIPSLESRIAEKDGEIERSRKETARLTAENERLRREFERSEELRRESERREKEMEAELRKLVSSSDDHALSVSQRFQGLMDASARSSLIRSLKRVEYMRNVPDPVPNQDSNKTGSPGDIYRKEEIENLSITNSDELTESTVRSRVPRVPKPPPRRSSSSNGSHDATENIPDPPPQRTSPPPPPPPPPPLFRPPPPPPSVSKAPPPPPPPPPPKSLNVASAKVRRVPEVVEFYHSLMRRDSINSRRDSTGGGRNAAAEAVLASSNARDMIGEIENRSVYLLAIKTDVETQGDFIRFLIKEVENAAFSDIEDVVPFVKWLDDELSYLVDERAVLKHFEWPEQKADALREAAFCYFDLKKLISEASRFREDPRQPSGSALKKMQALFEKLEHGVYTLSRMKESAATKFKTFQIPVDWMLETGITSQIKLASVKLAMKYMKRVSAELEAIGGGGPEEEELIVQGVRFAFRVHQFAGGFDAETMRAFQELRDKARSCHIQCQSQTHQHKLIFRSTYC, encoded by the exons AAACCGTCTCCCGTTTCTAATCAGAAACCCGGTTTCGCTCGCTACTTCCCACGCGCTTCCGCTCAAGTACACAATGCTTCTTCTCGTTCCGACCAAACCGCAGTCATCTCGGAGCTTCGTCGCCAGGTGGAGGAGCTTCGCGAGAGAGAAGCTAAGTTAAAGACGGAGGTTCTCGAGCTGAAGCTACTCAGAGAATCCGTCTCCGTCATCCCGTCCCTCGAGTCGCGGATCGCGGAGAAGGACGGCGAAATCGAGCGTTCGAGGAAAGAGACGGCGAGGTTAACGGCGGAGAACGAGAGGTTACGGAGAGAATTCGAAAGGAGCGAGGAGCTGCGGAGAGAGAGCGAGAGgagagagaaggagatggaggcGGAGCTTCGGAAACTTGTTTCGTCGAGTGACGACCACGCGCTCTCCGTCTCTCAGAGGTTTCAGGGTTTAATGGATGCGTCGGCGAGATCCAGTCTGATCCGGAGTTTGAAACGGGTCGAGTACATGAGGAACGTACCCGACCCGGTTCCGAACCAAGACAGCAATAAAACCGGTTCTCCCGGTGACATTTACCGGAAAGAAGAGATCGAGAATCTTTCTATAACTAACTCGGATGAACTCACCGAGTCAACCGTTAGATCTAGGGTTCCCAGAGTCCCAAAACCACCGCCTAGACGGTCTTCTTCATCCAACGGCTCACACGATGCCACGGAGAATATCCCAGATCCGCCGCCGCAGAGAACGAgtccaccacctcctcctccgcctcccCCACCACTTTTTcgtccaccaccacctcctccgtCCGTTTCCAAAGCCCCACCTCCGCCTCCTCCACCTCCCCCGCCGAAGAGCTTAAACGTAGCGTCGGCCAAAGTAAGAAGAGTACCGGAAGTTGTCGAGTTCTACCACTCTTTGATGCGAAGAGACTCCATAAACTCGAGAAGAGATTCCACCGGCGGAGGACGCAACGCCGCCGCAGAGGCAGTACTCGCTAGCTCCAACGCCAGAGACATGATCGGAGAGATCGAAAACCGTTCGGTTTATCTACTAGCG ATAAAAACCGACGTAGAAACGCAAGGAGACTTCATAAGATTCTTGATCAAGGAAGTCGAAAACGCAGCGTTTTCAGATATAGAAGACGTGGTGCCTTTCGTGAAATGGCTCGACGACGAACTCTCTTACCTGGTCGACGAGAGAGCAGTGCTGAAACACTTCGAGTGGCCGGAGCAAAAAGCAGACGCGTTGCGTGAAGCAGCGTTTTGTTATTTCGATCTGAAGAAACTCATATCGGAAGCTTCTCGTTTCCGCGAAGATCCTCGTCAACCCTCAGGCTCTGCTCTCAAGAAAATGCAAGCTTTGTTCGAAAA GTTAGAGCATGGTGTTTATACTCTGTCGAGGATGAAGGAATCAGCTGCCACAAAGTTCAAGACTTTCCAGATTCCGGTTGATTGGATGCTCGAAACCGGCATTACTAGTCAG ATTAAATTGGCATCTGTGAAACTAGCAATGAAATATATGAAGAGAGTGTCGGCAGAGCTTGAAGCCATTGGAGGCGGTGGCCCCGAAGAGGAAGAGCTTATCGTTCAAGGTGTTAGATTCGCATTCCGTGTCCATCAG TTCGCAGGAGGTTTTGATGCAGAGACAATGAGGGCATTTCAAGAGCTAAGAGATAAAGCGAGATCATGTCATATTCAATGTCAAAGCCAAACACATCAACATAAGCTTATTTTTCGATCTACATATTGTTGA